One window of the Zea mays cultivar B73 chromosome 3, Zm-B73-REFERENCE-NAM-5.0, whole genome shotgun sequence genome contains the following:
- the LOC103649801 gene encoding leucine-rich repeat extensin-like protein 2, translated as MEPLPSATAAGVGGPGPGYPESTESSPRSRGGDSWDEPFPSSAAAAAAAAGGGGRLRLMCSFGGRIVPRPTDKSLCYLGGETRIVAVDRHASLADVHARLSRSLLGGRPFTLKYQLPNEDLDSLISVSTDEDLDNLVDEYDRIAATSSGGGTSRTSRIRLFLFPAKPESSSSLGSLLDDSSKSENWFVDALNSAISGSLDGIPRGISTDSASVNCLLGLEDDSSVHSRSGVTNSAPTEDQRASQPKLQAGAAAAAVGTGRHPHDVQSVPDSPMLDKNSSFGSTSSAPSLSNLPPIRVRPEDRPSDARIMQPTAVEDHFAQMGISEQQLPMYIQAQQQVPIPAMTGMSPSEASSRMFSDDDKSDHGGGGGRKPQPPKQDVPPVVDPTNRAVYYNDRSPPAELKRDMPVGTEAASYRLPVSAPDAAAAAAATAATQAPPGYVLAQMHAPPPPQQPPPQQQPQQPAPQQIVAAGNQHFIHNPATGTFIPIQSYYHHPVHQQAPQTMQRQQQAPTFDPNTGMYYVPMQQNAHQAYGVPPGAQVTLPPPTLVDTTPKPTVPIPQMAVRPELQQPGVYRTTAAATPAPAPNAAPGYAGMAYHHVIQSHHHHHPAPQPVANMAGNYGYEFADPTRPQVYYSQAAAPPTLPQYPPIVSPDAGQAEKH; from the exons ATGGAGCCGCTGCCGTCGGCGACGGCCGCCGGCGTGGGGGGGCCTGGGCCCGGGTACCCCGAGTCCACGGAGTCTTCTCCACGCAGCCGGGGTGGGGATTCGTGGGACGAGCCTTTCCCGTcctccgcggcggcggcggccgctgCTGCCGGCGGTGGGGGCCGGCTCCGCCTGATGTGCAGCTTCGGGGGACGGATCGTCCCGCGCCCGACCGATAAGTCGCTCTGCTACCTTGGCGGGGAGACCAGGATCGTGGCCGTGGACCGGCACGCTTCGCTCGCCGATGTCCACGCGCGCCTCTCGCGGTCGCTGCTGGGCGGCCGCCCCTTCACGCTCAAGTATCAGCTACCCAACGAGGACCTGGACTCCCTCATCTCCGTCTCTACGGACGAGGACCTCGACAACCTCGTCGACGAGTACGACCGCATCGCTGCGACCTCCTCCGGCGGAGGAACCTCGCGCACCTCCCGGATCCGCCTCTTCCTCTTCCCCGCCAAGCCCGAGTCCTCGTCCTCGCTCGGCTCCCTGCTCGACGACTCTTCAAAGTCCGAGAACTGGTTCGTCGACGCCCTCAACAGCGCCATCTCCGGCTCCCTCGACGGTATCCCGAGGGGAATCTCCACCGATTCAGCCTCCGTCAACTGCCTTCTCGGCCTCGAGGACGACTCCTCCGTGCACTCCCGTAGCGGAGTAACCAACTCGGCTCCCACGGAGGACCAGCGCGCCAGCCAGCCGAAGCTCCAGGCgggcgccgccgctgccgccgtcgGTACCGGGAGGCACCCGCACGACGTCCAGTCCGTGCCAGACTCGCCGATGCTGGATAAGAACTCCTCGTTCGGGTCTACCTCCTCGGCCCCGTCGCTATCGAATCTTCCGCCTATACGCGTGCGGCCGGAGGACCGCCCGTCGGACGCCCGCATCATGCAACCTACCGCCGTCGAGGACCACTTCGCGCAGATGGGAATCTCCGAGCAGCAGCTGCCCATGTATATACAAGCTCAACAGCAGGTGCCGATCCCTGCTATGACCGGCATGTCGCCATCTGAGGCGTCCAGCCGAATGTTCTCTGACGATGATAAGTCCGATCACGGTGGTGGCGGAGGTCGGAAACCACAACCTCCCAAGCAGGACGTTCCGCCGGTTGTTGATCCCACCAATAG AGCTGTGTACTATAATGATAGATCTCCTCCGGCTGAATTGAAGCGAGACATGCCGGTGGGAACTGAAGCTGCCAGCTACCGCCTCCCCGTTTCAGCTCCGGACGCTGCTGCGGCAGCTGCAGCCACCGCCGCGACACAGGCCCCTCCTGGATATGTGCTTGCCCAGATGCATGCGCCTCCGCCACCGCAGCAACCTCCACCACAGCAGCAACCACAACAGCCAGCTCCTCAGCAGATTGTTGCTGCTGGGAATCAACATTTCATCCACAACCCTGCCACTGGCACCTTTATTCCAATCCAGTCCTATTACCACCATCCTGTCCATCAGCAGGCACCCCAGACCATGCAAAGGCAGCAACAGGCACCTACGTTCGACCCAAATACAGGGATGTATTATGTTCCTATGCAGCAGAACGCACATCAGGCATATGGCGTGCCTCCTGGTGCACAAGTCACTTTGCCACCTCCGACCCTTGTTGACACAACGCCAAAGCCAACCGTGCCAATTCCTCAGATGGCAGTAAGGCCTGAATTGCAACAACCTGGTGTCTACCGAACAACAGCTGCGGCTACCCCTGCTCCAGCGCCTAATGCAGCACCTGGATATGCTGGGATGGCCTACCACCATGTCATCCaatcccaccaccaccaccaccctgcGCCGCAGCCTGTAGCAAACATGGCTGGCAACTACGGGTATGAGTTTGCTGATCCTACGCGCCCGCAAGTCTACTACTCACAGGCAGCTGCACCTCCAACATTGCCACAGTATCCGCCCATTGTCTCTCCTGATGCTGGCCAGGCTGAAAAACATTAA